The following coding sequences lie in one Fusarium poae strain DAOMC 252244 chromosome 1, whole genome shotgun sequence genomic window:
- a CDS encoding hypothetical protein (SECRETED:SignalP(1-17)~CAZy:PL3_2~CAZy:PL3~CAZy:PL3_5~CAZy:PL3_3~CAZy:PL3_1~CAZy:PL3_4), with the protein MRTFTFLMIANFGTAFAAVQVYNQCGGSDYSGDKECPSGSTCVEASKWYSQCIPDSSSKKAASVEKTNFDFPAFGFPGFPAPPPAEDDKQQGGDDVPIPFPPIVSTPGEPVDTPEEPVGDPIGTAIANPTVAPTSAPIETGFGPGSGGITRTIPASSGATALATAIPVSGELDGGMTYYDRSPAVCMDQEETGEADAMFILEEGATLRNVIIGPGQAEGVHCKGTCTLENVWFEDVCEDAITLKQKSGTSIIRGGGAFHAADKVVQFNGRGTVEISDFYVEDYGKLVRSCGNCKDNGGPRNVVIENIAAVNGGVLCGINTNYGDTCTISKACQDEGKNCDLFDGNSDGSEPTKLSSGPDGTSCKVDSFVETC; encoded by the exons ATGCGAACCTTTACTTTTTTGATGATTGCCAACTTTGGCACAGCGTTTGCCGCAGTTCAAGTGTACAATCAGTGCGGTGGCAGCGACTATTCTGGGGACAAGGAGTGTCCTTCTGGGTCAACCTGTGTCGAGGCCAGCAAGTGGTATAGCCAATGTATTCCTGACTCCTCTTCCAAGAAGGCTGCTTCAGTTGAGAAGACTAATTTCGACTTTCCTGCCTTCGGATTCCCAGGATTTCCTGCACCTCCTCCCGCCGAGGACGACAAACAGCAAGGCGGTGACGATGTGCCAATTCCATTTCCTCCCATTGTGTCTACCCCCGGAGAGCCTGTCGACACTCCTGAGGAGCCTGTTGGGGACCCTATTGGTACTGCCATCGCTAACCCGACGGTGGCTCCTACCAGTGCACCCATTGAAACCGGTTTTGGCCCTGGATCTGGAGGTATCACGCGAACCATTCCAGCTTCCAGCGGTGCCACTGCCCTTGCTACTGCTATCCCCGTCTCTGGTGAGCTCGATGGTGGCATGACCTACTACGATCGATCCC CTGCTGTCTGTATGGACCAGGAAGAAACCGGCGAGGCCGATGCCATGTTCATCCTAGAAGAGGGCGCCACTCTTCGCAACGTCATTATTGGCCCTGGCCAGGCTGAGGGTGTTCACTGCAAGGGCACATGCACCCTCGAGAACGTTTGGTTCGAGGATGTCTGTGAAGATGCCATTACCTTGAAGCAAAAGTCAGGTACTTCTATCATCCGTGGTGGAGGCGCTTTCCATGCTGCCGACAAGGTCGTCCAGTTTAACGGCCGCGGCACAGTTGAGATTTCCGACTTTTATGTCGAAGACTATGGCAAGCTTGTTCGATCATGTGGTAACTGCAAGGACAACGGTGGTCCTCGAAACGTTGTTATTGAGAATATCGCTGCGGTCAACGGTGGTGTTCTCTGCGGCA TCAACACCAACTACGGCGATACCTGCACCATCTCCAAAGCCTGCCAAGACGAAGGCAAGAACTGTGATCTCTTCGACGGTAACTCTGATGGTAGTGAGCCAACTAAGCTTTCCAGCGGTCCTGATGGTACTTCTTGTAAGGTCGACAGCTTTGTCGAGACCTGCTAA
- a CDS encoding hypothetical protein (BUSCO:33958at5125) codes for MSSPSGSSQGGKRKRNSLRVESTNDFGENGIQTSSRDASGEEGDTTAAESGRLHARGSAPIPKRQRSSSNRDHTIDPGEPSDTTEASIDIAERVGRKGRPSLKELDEEEQRRIEAMPPPPIGNLQDPAGGYKTNPPPVGRPVRVYADGVFDLFHLGHMRQLEQAKKAFPDTTLVVGVTGDHETHKRKGLTVMSAAERAETLRHCKWVDEVIEDCPWVVTPEFLDANKLDYVAHDDLPYGADEGDDIYQPIKAAGKFLVTQRTEGVSTTGLITRIVRDYEKYIARQFKRGTSRQELNVSWLKKNELDLKRHVQDLRENITNNWSTTGQELGRELKQFWPVSRPQSPARFNSSGTAEGLRSPTTPGTSGTPKEFITGYALGLVGGVRGWMTKSRVNVADSSRGPSDDESEESDAHAKSPKESSNTPTAAASSKL; via the exons ATGTCGTCGCCCTCCGGATCATCTCAAGGCGGCAAGCGCAAGAGAAATTCGCTTCGCGTCGAATCCACAAACGACTTTGGTGAGAATGGTATCCAGACATCCTCGCGTGATGCTTCAGGCGAGGAGGGTGATACCACTGCTGCTGAGTCGGGACGTCTTCACGCCCGCGGCTCAGCTCCAATTCCTAAGAGGCAGCGCTCTAGCTCGAACCGTGATCACACCATTGACCCTGGTGAGCCTAGCGACACCACCGAAGCCAGCATCGACATTGCTGAGCGAGTTGGTCGCAAAGGACGTCCATCTTTGAAGGAGCTCGATGAAGAGGAGCAACGCAGAATTGAGGCTATGCCCCCTCCTCCCATTGGCAACCTACAAGATCCTGCTGGTGGCTACAAGACCAACCCTCCCCCTGTTGGACGACCTGTCCGTGTCTACGCTGATGGTGTCTTCGATCTCTTCCACTTGGG TCACATGCGACAACTCGAGCAGGCCAAGAAAGCTTTCCCCGACACAACGCTGGTCGTCGGCGTCACAGGCGATCATGAAACACACAAGCGCAAGGGTTTGACTGTCATGTCTGCTGCTGAGCGTGCCGAGACTCTCCGTCACTGCAAATGGGTTGATGAGGTTATCGAAGACTGCCCATGGGTCGTCACTCCCGAGTTCCTCGACGCGAACAAGCTCGACTACGTTGCCCACGACGATCTTCCCTACGGTGCTGACGAAGGCGACGATATTTACCAGCCCATCAAGGCCGCTGGCAAATTCCTTGTTACCCAGCGTACAGAGGGCGTCAGCACAACTGGCCTCATTACAAG AATCGTGCGCGACTACGAGAAGTACATTGCCAGACAGTTCAAGCGCGGTACGTCCCGCCAGGAACTTAACGTCAGCTGGCTCAAGAAGAACGAACTGGACCTCAAACGTCACGTCCAGGACCTGCGAGAGAACATCACAAACAACTGGTCCACTACTGGCCAAGAACTCGGCCGCGAGCTGAAGCAGTTCTGGCCTGTCAGCCGCCCTCAAAGCCCTGCCCGATTTAACAGTTCGGGCACGGCCGAGGGACTTCGTTCACCTACGACCCCAGGTACTTCTGGTACACCCAAGGAGTTTATCACTGGATACGCCCTCGGccttgttggtggtgttCGAGGATGG ATGACCAAGAGCCGAGTGAATGTCGCTGATAGCAGCCGAGGTCCCAGCGATGATGAGTCTGAAGAGAGCGATGCCCACGCCAAGTCACCAAAGGAATCATCAAACACCCCCACTGCAGCGGCTTCCTCCAAGCTATAA